A region of Streptomyces sp. NBC_01788 DNA encodes the following proteins:
- a CDS encoding extensin: MAEEQHRWLDHDTAERLLRGEPLDTVDITVRDQAERLAKALGALSAESSPLPPAVRAFQDRAAFSASPPASACPVEADEALPGEAAALAAFRKAHAERADERAAEGTDAFGAALAAHSRPRSAVSDDVGLVRVGTHARGGTGGRSRHAGPGRRRRPVRLALSAALAVGAVGGVAAAATTGVLPTPFGGDEPAPGTSVSVPATPEHPLVTPSPDRTTGGGPGTPTPGGATTGAADRDAGSSALEGGAAPGHEATATAGSGDDQGAPESWNRLVSSCRDLRDGKSLDSDRRRDLETAAGGSARVWSYCRGVLKTVDGRSGDKGRDDQGGSEGGGENGKGGGKNRGGQGDQGSQDGQGDDQGGDRAGDGDGGKDGFGGNGRGLRKGLAPTMFAPPLPDVSPSGPEGLSDPSDPEWLSDPERPASLSAPFAGPHLRPLLIPPLPQL, encoded by the coding sequence CCTGTCCGCCGAGTCGTCCCCGCTTCCTCCGGCCGTCCGTGCCTTCCAGGACCGGGCCGCCTTCTCCGCCTCCCCGCCCGCCTCGGCGTGTCCCGTCGAGGCCGACGAGGCACTGCCCGGTGAGGCGGCCGCGCTGGCCGCCTTCCGCAAGGCACACGCCGAACGGGCCGACGAGCGGGCCGCGGAGGGCACCGACGCCTTCGGCGCGGCCCTCGCGGCGCACTCCCGTCCGCGTTCCGCGGTCTCCGACGACGTCGGGCTCGTCCGGGTCGGCACGCACGCGCGTGGCGGTACGGGAGGGCGTTCCCGGCATGCCGGGCCGGGGCGCCGGCGCCGACCGGTACGCCTCGCGCTGTCGGCCGCGCTGGCCGTGGGCGCGGTCGGCGGGGTCGCGGCGGCGGCAACCACCGGCGTGCTGCCGACGCCGTTCGGCGGCGACGAGCCCGCGCCCGGCACCTCCGTCTCCGTCCCGGCGACCCCGGAGCACCCGCTGGTGACGCCCTCGCCCGACCGCACCACGGGCGGCGGTCCGGGCACGCCGACGCCCGGCGGCGCCACGACCGGCGCCGCGGACCGCGACGCCGGGAGCAGCGCGCTCGAGGGCGGCGCCGCCCCCGGGCACGAGGCCACCGCCACCGCCGGTTCCGGCGACGACCAGGGGGCCCCCGAGAGCTGGAACCGGCTGGTGTCGTCCTGCCGCGACCTGCGCGACGGCAAGAGCCTGGACTCGGACCGCCGACGCGACCTGGAGACGGCGGCCGGCGGCTCCGCGCGCGTGTGGTCGTACTGCCGGGGTGTCCTGAAGACGGTCGACGGCCGCTCCGGTGACAAGGGCCGCGACGACCAGGGCGGGAGTGAGGGCGGCGGCGAGAACGGCAAGGGCGGCGGGAAGAACCGCGGCGGCCAGGGCGACCAGGGTTCGCAGGACGGCCAGGGCGACGACCAGGGTGGCGACAGAGCCGGGGACGGAGACGGGGGCAAGGACGGCTTCGGCGGCAACGGCCGCGGCCTCCGCAAGGGCCTCGCACCGACGATGTTCGCCCCGCCGCTCCCGGACGTCTCCCCCTCGGGCCCGGAAGGGCTGTCGGACCCCTCGGACCCGGAATGGCTGTCGGACCCGGAACGGCCCGCCTCACTCTCGGCGCCGTTTGCCGGGCCCCATCTGCGGCCCCTCCTGATCCCGCCCCTGCCGCAGCTCTGA
- a CDS encoding L,D-transpeptidase family protein: MRTGGMRKAGAAVAAATALAALSGCTVQPTGPDGRPRTPVHIEIPDGTRQPGVRTGDPGDARPGGTPRPVRSTAQVLWSRGDSGPAVRELQARLRQIGWLFDGPTGSYDELTEQAVQGFQGKRGLPRTGRTDTVTWQRLLAMTHEPGRWELYLMGGQPAGPPDGRCLTGRVLCIDKTTRTLRWMVDGRTLSTMAVRFGSEYTPTREGVFQVYWKSRHHVSTLYDSPMPYALFFSGGQAVHFSYDFAARGYAGGSHGCVNVRDEAAISRLFAQVRVGDRVVVHW; this comes from the coding sequence ATGCGTACCGGGGGCATGAGGAAGGCGGGCGCCGCCGTCGCCGCGGCCACGGCACTGGCCGCCCTGAGCGGCTGCACGGTGCAGCCCACGGGCCCGGACGGCCGGCCGCGCACGCCGGTGCACATCGAGATCCCGGACGGCACCCGGCAGCCCGGTGTCCGCACCGGCGACCCCGGCGACGCGAGACCGGGCGGGACCCCGCGCCCGGTCCGCAGCACCGCCCAGGTCCTGTGGTCCCGCGGCGACAGCGGCCCTGCCGTACGGGAACTCCAGGCCCGGCTGCGCCAGATCGGCTGGCTGTTCGACGGGCCCACCGGCTCCTACGACGAGCTGACCGAGCAGGCCGTCCAGGGCTTCCAGGGAAAGCGCGGGCTGCCGCGGACGGGGCGGACCGACACGGTCACCTGGCAGCGCCTGCTGGCGATGACGCACGAGCCGGGCCGGTGGGAGCTGTACCTGATGGGCGGGCAGCCGGCCGGACCACCGGACGGGCGCTGCCTGACCGGCCGGGTGCTGTGCATCGACAAGACCACCCGGACGCTGCGCTGGATGGTGGACGGACGAACGCTCTCGACGATGGCGGTGCGGTTCGGAAGCGAGTACACACCCACCCGCGAGGGCGTGTTCCAGGTCTACTGGAAGTCCCGGCACCATGTGTCGACGCTCTACGACTCCCCCATGCCCTACGCGCTGTTCTTCAGCGGCGGCCAGGCCGTGCACTTCTCCTACGACTTCGCGGCGCGCGGCTACGCGGGCGGCTCGCACGGGTGCGTCAACGTACGCGACGAGGCGGCGATCTCACGGCTGTTCGCGCAGGTGCGGGTCGGCGACCGGGTCGTCGTGCACTGGTGA
- a CDS encoding acyl-CoA mutase large subunit family protein yields MTRESESGLPIEPVYGPDALKDWDPAEKLGEPGAYPFTRGVYPTMYTGRPWTMRQYAGFGTAVESNARYKQLIANGTTGLSVAFDLPTQMGHDSDAPIAHGEVGKVGVAIDSVDDMRVLFGGIPLDKVSTSMTINAPAALLLLLYQLVAEEQGVGADSLTGTIQNDVLKEYIARGTYIFPPKPSLRLIADIFKYCRAEIPKWNTISISGYHMAEAGASPAQEIAFTLADGIEYVRTAVAAGMDVDDFAPRLSFFFVARTTILEEVAKFRAARRIWARVMKEEFGAKNPKSLMLRFHTQTAGVQLTAQQPEVNLVRVAVQGLSAVLGGTQSLHTNAFDEAIALPTDKSARLALRTQQVLAYETDVTATVDPFAGSYVIERMTDDVEAAAVALMRKVEDLGGAVSAIEHGFQKQEIERSAYRIAQETDSGERVVVGVNRFGLDEEEPYEPLRVDPAIEAQQAERLARLRAERDRTAVDTALSALKKAAKGEDNVLYPMKEALRARATVGEVCNALREVWGNYVPSDVF; encoded by the coding sequence ATGACGCGCGAGTCGGAGTCGGGGCTGCCCATCGAGCCGGTCTACGGGCCGGACGCCCTGAAGGACTGGGACCCGGCCGAGAAACTGGGCGAGCCGGGGGCCTACCCCTTCACCCGCGGTGTGTACCCCACCATGTACACGGGCCGCCCCTGGACCATGCGCCAGTACGCCGGTTTCGGCACGGCGGTGGAGTCCAACGCCCGCTACAAGCAGTTGATCGCCAACGGCACGACGGGCCTGTCCGTCGCCTTCGACCTGCCCACCCAGATGGGCCACGACTCCGACGCGCCGATCGCGCACGGCGAGGTCGGCAAGGTGGGCGTGGCCATCGACTCGGTCGACGACATGCGGGTGCTGTTCGGCGGCATCCCGCTGGACAAGGTGTCCACGTCGATGACGATCAACGCCCCCGCGGCACTCCTGCTCCTGCTGTACCAACTGGTGGCGGAGGAGCAGGGGGTCGGCGCCGACAGCCTGACGGGCACGATCCAGAACGACGTGCTGAAGGAGTACATCGCGCGCGGGACGTACATCTTCCCGCCCAAGCCGTCCCTGCGGCTGATCGCGGACATCTTCAAGTACTGCAGGGCCGAGATCCCCAAGTGGAACACCATCTCGATCTCGGGCTACCACATGGCCGAGGCGGGCGCGTCCCCCGCGCAGGAGATCGCGTTCACCCTCGCCGACGGCATCGAGTACGTCCGCACGGCGGTCGCGGCCGGCATGGACGTCGACGACTTCGCCCCGCGCCTGTCCTTCTTCTTCGTCGCCCGGACGACGATCCTGGAGGAGGTCGCCAAGTTCCGCGCCGCCCGCCGGATCTGGGCGCGTGTGATGAAGGAGGAGTTCGGCGCGAAGAACCCCAAGTCGCTGATGCTGCGCTTCCACACGCAGACGGCGGGGGTCCAGCTCACGGCACAGCAGCCCGAGGTGAACCTGGTCCGGGTCGCCGTCCAGGGCCTGTCGGCGGTCCTCGGCGGCACCCAGTCGCTGCACACCAACGCCTTCGACGAGGCGATCGCGCTGCCCACCGACAAGAGCGCGCGCCTGGCCCTGCGCACCCAGCAGGTCCTGGCGTACGAGACGGACGTGACCGCGACGGTGGACCCCTTCGCCGGCTCCTACGTCATCGAGAGGATGACGGACGACGTGGAGGCGGCCGCCGTCGCGCTGATGCGGAAGGTCGAGGACCTCGGGGGCGCGGTCTCGGCGATCGAGCACGGCTTCCAGAAGCAGGAGATCGAGCGCAGCGCCTACCGCATCGCCCAGGAGACCGACTCCGGCGAGCGGGTCGTCGTCGGCGTCAACCGCTTCGGACTCGACGAGGAGGAGCCCTACGAGCCGCTCCGCGTCGACCCCGCCATCGAGGCCCAGCAGGCCGAACGCCTGGCCCGGCTGCGCGCCGAGCGTGACCGGACGGCGGTGGACACGGCCCTGTCCGCCCTGAAGAAGGCCGCCAAGGGCGAGGACAACGTCCTCTACCCGATGAAGGAGGCGCTGAGGGCGCGGGCGACGGTGGGCGAGGTGTGCAACGCGCTGCGCGAGGTGTGGGGCAACTACGTGCCGAGCGACGTGTTCTGA
- the leuE gene encoding leucine efflux protein LeuE yields MFGVIHLPTYLAGLALIVLLPGPNSLYVLSVAARRGVRAGYTAAAGVWCGDTVLMTLGAAGAASLLKANPVLFGIVKYAGAGYLTWIAIGMLRTGWGMWRTRREKAALEEDSAPAAGERPFRRALVVSLVNPKAILFVIAFFVQFVDPAYAYPALSFVILGAFLQFASVLYLSALIFGGMKLAAAFRRRKRLSASATSAAGVLFLGFAVKLTLAST; encoded by the coding sequence ATGTTCGGAGTCATCCACCTCCCCACCTACTTGGCAGGACTGGCGCTCATCGTCCTGCTCCCCGGGCCCAACTCGCTGTACGTGCTCTCCGTCGCCGCCCGGCGCGGGGTACGCGCCGGGTACACCGCCGCCGCGGGTGTCTGGTGCGGGGACACCGTGCTCATGACGCTGGGAGCGGCCGGGGCGGCCTCCCTGCTGAAGGCGAACCCCGTGCTGTTCGGGATCGTGAAGTACGCCGGCGCCGGATATCTGACCTGGATCGCGATCGGCATGCTGCGGACCGGCTGGGGGATGTGGCGGACCCGGCGGGAGAAGGCCGCGCTGGAGGAGGACTCCGCGCCGGCGGCCGGCGAGCGGCCGTTCCGCCGCGCTCTCGTCGTCAGCCTCGTCAATCCCAAGGCGATCCTGTTCGTCATCGCCTTCTTCGTGCAGTTCGTCGACCCGGCCTACGCCTATCCGGCGCTGTCCTTCGTCATCCTCGGCGCCTTCCTCCAGTTCGCCAGCGTCCTCTACCTCAGCGCGCTGATATTCGGCGGCATGAAGCTGGCCGCCGCCTTCCGCCGCCGCAAGCGCCTGTCGGCGTCCGCGACCTCCGCGGCGGGCGTGCTGTTCCTGGGCTTCGCGGTGAAGCTCACGCTGGCGAGCACGTAG
- a CDS encoding acyltransferase: MPQQRSASSEQAAAPREHRYDIDLMRLICSAMVMLGHTGAQFIKATGDNPANGSGSYWAGHVVEGIHAFAVPTYFAIAGWAVLVGAPPRDSARMWQRVVRNTVPLFVWTAVYLVWAWLRDRNDRPMTELATSSLFGTVRPAYHLWFMYSYIPITVLLAFAMLVKAGKRPWGLGAALLGIAVLPSVLTTLGEVTGHRMPTATWGFGTYSLVYAVGGAFLFALPAGAVRWRWPLFVVMPLAMAGCLWYNTQVHYVIPNAHLFVAVLTICVLLLVNRIRIPEKLRPLLQKLAGAALGAYMVHVLFVEEIVAPLVSPDLSGPMAGLLLVGLLITVMALSFGTSLLWGRLNLRRLLG, from the coding sequence GTGCCGCAGCAGAGAAGCGCCTCGTCCGAACAGGCCGCCGCACCACGGGAACACCGCTACGACATCGACCTGATGCGGCTGATCTGTTCGGCCATGGTCATGTTGGGACACACGGGCGCCCAGTTCATCAAGGCGACCGGCGACAACCCGGCCAACGGCTCCGGGTCGTACTGGGCGGGACACGTGGTCGAGGGCATCCATGCCTTCGCCGTTCCCACGTACTTCGCCATCGCCGGCTGGGCCGTGCTGGTCGGCGCGCCCCCGCGCGACAGCGCCCGGATGTGGCAGCGGGTCGTCCGCAACACCGTTCCGCTCTTCGTGTGGACGGCGGTCTATCTGGTCTGGGCCTGGCTGCGGGACCGCAACGACCGGCCGATGACCGAGCTGGCGACGAGTTCCCTCTTCGGCACCGTGCGGCCCGCCTACCACCTGTGGTTCATGTACAGCTACATCCCGATCACCGTGCTGCTCGCCTTCGCGATGCTGGTCAAGGCAGGGAAGCGGCCCTGGGGACTGGGAGCCGCCCTGCTCGGCATCGCGGTGCTGCCGAGCGTGCTGACCACCCTCGGCGAGGTCACGGGTCACAGGATGCCGACGGCGACCTGGGGGTTCGGCACCTATTCGCTGGTGTACGCGGTCGGGGGCGCGTTTCTGTTCGCCCTCCCGGCCGGCGCCGTACGGTGGCGATGGCCGCTGTTCGTCGTGATGCCGCTCGCCATGGCCGGGTGCCTCTGGTACAACACGCAGGTCCATTACGTGATCCCCAACGCACACCTGTTCGTCGCCGTCCTGACCATCTGTGTGCTGCTCCTGGTCAACAGGATCCGCATCCCCGAGAAGCTGCGGCCACTCCTGCAGAAGCTGGCCGGTGCCGCGCTCGGCGCGTACATGGTGCATGTGCTGTTCGTCGAGGAGATCGTCGCCCCGTTGGTGTCGCCGGACCTGAGCGGACCGATGGCGGGGCTGCTTCTGGTCGGTCTGCTGATCACGGTGATGGCCCTCTCGTTCGGCACCAGCCTGCTGTGGGGCAGGCTGAACCTGCGGCGGCTGCTCGGCTGA
- a CDS encoding polysialyltransferase family glycosyltransferase gives MPRKTQIFQVSTLYGAATLAAALDAGLFGPRREARRVLLVSNNAAIPETALRLDEMHGFAPVAGRFDSVVGWNEAISPHHPSAWGPRGNDTVMWQRAFRLLWGIDERDLIELAVESIQVNPAQALAAIFSESAVHVYADGLMSYGPTRDKLPLTIARRIRRLLHLDLIPGLKPMLLSEYGVEPEIVPDEAFRGVLDEISRDAADDPRLAPVLEEAPTAVLLGQYLAAINILSAQEEEDLHVRMLTGAVRAGHRSLVFKPHPTAPAGYSAALSKAAADAGVRLTVLDAPLLAETLYHHCRPELVVGCFSTAMVTASAYFEVPVARVGTELVMRRLQPYPNSNRVPLAVVDHLVPDLEREETPALVGPAPGTLSPLVRAIGFCMQPKTYPRLRESTADWLRNNLADGPGYYFPELRLAELGLPGSHPRSRAKLQVRRAKRVVRRAVGRRVRK, from the coding sequence ATGCCCCGCAAGACTCAGATCTTCCAGGTCTCGACCCTCTACGGAGCGGCCACCCTCGCCGCGGCGCTCGACGCGGGCCTGTTCGGACCGCGCCGCGAGGCCCGGCGCGTCCTGCTGGTCTCCAACAACGCCGCCATACCGGAGACGGCCCTGCGCCTCGACGAGATGCACGGCTTCGCGCCGGTGGCCGGCCGCTTCGACTCGGTGGTCGGCTGGAACGAGGCGATCAGCCCCCACCACCCCAGCGCCTGGGGTCCGCGGGGCAACGACACGGTGATGTGGCAGCGGGCGTTCCGTCTGCTGTGGGGCATCGACGAGCGGGACCTGATCGAGCTCGCCGTCGAGTCGATCCAGGTCAACCCGGCCCAGGCCCTGGCGGCGATCTTCTCCGAGAGTGCCGTCCACGTGTACGCCGACGGCCTCATGAGCTACGGGCCGACCCGGGACAAGCTGCCGCTGACCATCGCGCGCCGCATCCGGCGGCTGCTCCATCTCGACCTGATACCCGGCCTGAAGCCGATGCTGCTGTCCGAGTACGGCGTCGAGCCCGAGATCGTCCCGGACGAGGCGTTCCGCGGCGTGCTCGACGAGATCTCCAGGGACGCGGCGGACGACCCGCGGCTCGCGCCCGTCCTGGAGGAGGCGCCGACGGCCGTGCTCCTCGGCCAGTATCTGGCGGCGATCAACATCCTGAGCGCGCAGGAGGAGGAGGACCTCCATGTCCGCATGCTCACCGGGGCCGTGCGCGCCGGGCACCGTTCCCTGGTCTTCAAGCCCCATCCGACGGCTCCCGCCGGCTACTCGGCGGCGCTGAGCAAGGCGGCGGCGGACGCCGGCGTCCGGCTCACCGTGCTGGACGCGCCGCTGCTGGCCGAGACGCTGTACCACCACTGCCGTCCCGAGCTCGTCGTCGGCTGTTTCTCGACGGCCATGGTGACCGCCTCCGCCTACTTCGAGGTGCCCGTCGCAAGGGTCGGGACCGAACTGGTGATGCGGCGCCTCCAGCCCTACCCGAACAGCAACCGCGTGCCCCTGGCCGTGGTCGACCACCTGGTGCCGGATCTGGAGCGCGAGGAGACCCCGGCTCTCGTCGGCCCGGCCCCCGGGACCTTGTCACCGCTGGTCCGGGCGATCGGTTTCTGCATGCAGCCCAAGACGTACCCGCGGCTGCGGGAGTCGACGGCGGACTGGCTGCGGAACAACCTGGCCGACGGCCCCGGCTACTACTTCCCCGAGCTGCGGCTGGCCGAACTCGGCCTTCCCGGCAGCCACCCGCGATCGCGCGCGAAGCTCCAGGTGCGCCGCGCGAAGCGCGTGGTGCGCAGGGCGGTGGGGCGGCGTGTCCGGAAGTGA
- a CDS encoding glycosyltransferase family 2 protein: MPRLSVVVPMHNVGAFAESTLRSLANNAHPDVEFLLVDDCSTDSTPGVVDRWAERHPGAKVIRHEKNMGIAQARNSGIDAASGDYITFLDGDDWYGPGHLAELVRAMDELGCDFARTDHVQATGTERVIRRPPAPVRNLVMDPRDGIAPADSETMVDYPFVWAGIYRRHLFDDGGMRFATELRTAEDRLWIWRLHLKARTYASLGVHGVFYRRGVATSLTQIKDARQLDFIPAYDALLQDVLKDPETERFLPKAVRTYCAMIAFHIGKANEYEPSTAQRLRREAKAALHRMPERTLEETLTTMDSTRSRSLSRLRDGRKAA; the protein is encoded by the coding sequence GTGCCGAGACTGTCTGTTGTCGTCCCCATGCACAATGTGGGAGCGTTCGCCGAGAGCACGCTGCGAAGCCTCGCCAACAACGCGCATCCCGATGTCGAGTTCCTGCTCGTGGACGACTGCTCCACGGACTCCACCCCCGGGGTCGTCGACCGCTGGGCGGAGAGGCATCCGGGCGCCAAGGTGATCCGGCACGAGAAGAACATGGGCATAGCCCAGGCGCGCAACAGCGGTATCGACGCGGCGAGCGGCGACTACATCACCTTCCTCGACGGCGACGACTGGTACGGGCCGGGCCACCTCGCCGAACTGGTGCGCGCCATGGACGAACTGGGCTGCGACTTCGCCCGTACCGATCATGTCCAGGCCACGGGCACCGAGCGGGTGATCCGGCGGCCCCCGGCCCCGGTGCGCAACCTCGTGATGGATCCGCGCGACGGAATAGCGCCGGCCGACTCGGAGACGATGGTCGACTACCCCTTCGTCTGGGCGGGGATCTACCGCCGGCACCTCTTCGACGACGGGGGCATGCGCTTCGCGACCGAACTCCGCACCGCCGAGGACCGGCTGTGGATCTGGCGCCTGCATCTGAAGGCCAGGACGTACGCCTCCCTCGGTGTGCACGGCGTGTTCTACCGCAGGGGCGTCGCGACCTCGCTCACCCAGATCAAGGACGCGCGTCAGCTGGACTTCATCCCGGCCTACGACGCGCTGCTGCAGGATGTGCTGAAGGACCCGGAGACCGAGCGTTTCCTCCCCAAGGCCGTACGGACCTACTGCGCCATGATCGCCTTCCACATCGGCAAGGCGAACGAGTACGAGCCCTCGACGGCCCAGCGACTGCGGCGTGAGGCGAAAGCCGCGCTCCACCGCATGCCCGAGCGAACGCTCGAGGAGACCCTCACCACCATGGACAGCACTCGGAGCAGGTCGCTCAGCCGCCTGCGTGACGGGCGGAAGGCTGCCTGA
- a CDS encoding polysaccharide pyruvyl transferase family protein yields the protein MTHSLADDRSTVTGRRRIAFAVHADSDRLPALATLLRSLVLTNPGVCEDFVVLHPGPADSSFDALRRLHPRVVTRRAEGRADLFRLEGYDTVIALSPDMVVLGDLGELLRMRRGVGAVPQTLCDGEGGERRAVLPGGLLVIQRADVDDTLAARLTGDGGPDLTPADVLVPMEARYGFLTHRLPGGSPVPANIAVLHFTGPSGAPVHGPAAEARRRFEMSDEEFRAAYCALPGDKHPDLLAHCAPPLLRARPSLGLARTVADVYRRQGRYDEAVEVLAPVVGDRLDAPRCQETLGVCLMALSRYAEAEAHLLLAAASPDVAPRAFAQLARLAWLCGREEDAHAYAREGLDADPTDAGCHSWYARTRPGGPEPEQPDAAADQLAHVALFAEGQENAGDKVLPEAVRMCFGTDTGPRRWYRQPVHRLVDEAAVEQLNARRGVIVGGGGLFLPDTSPNGNSHWQWNVPDELLERITTPLAVFAVGYNVFDGQLYRRSRFAGSLRVLVERSAFFGLRNRGSIERVRELLPEELRDRVRYQPCPTTVARYLAPGRFDPAERSETVLVNCAYDRAGLRFGHDYGHFLGQMAAALRELRDRADVRYAAHMPADEKFVHDLRREHGLTLPVEQLHDMSNDGIRELYGRSRLVIGMRGHAGMIPFGCGTPILSLVSHPKLAYFLSDIGREEWGLSVHDRELGSRLSERATAILDDHATAVAEVHDAQKFLWETTRSNLDELREIFGQA from the coding sequence ATGACCCACTCCTTGGCGGACGACCGGAGCACCGTCACCGGAAGACGCCGGATCGCCTTCGCCGTCCACGCCGACAGCGACCGCCTGCCCGCCCTGGCCACGCTGCTGCGCAGCCTGGTACTGACCAATCCCGGCGTGTGCGAGGACTTCGTGGTCCTGCACCCGGGGCCAGCCGACTCCTCGTTCGACGCCCTGCGCCGTCTGCACCCGCGTGTCGTCACCCGCCGGGCGGAGGGCCGCGCGGACCTCTTCCGGCTGGAGGGCTATGACACGGTCATCGCCCTCAGCCCGGACATGGTCGTGCTGGGGGACCTCGGTGAGCTGCTGCGGATGCGCCGTGGTGTGGGCGCCGTCCCGCAGACGCTGTGCGACGGGGAGGGCGGGGAGCGGCGTGCCGTCCTGCCCGGCGGCCTCCTGGTGATCCAGCGCGCCGACGTGGACGACACCCTGGCGGCCCGGCTCACCGGCGACGGCGGTCCCGACCTCACGCCGGCGGACGTCCTGGTCCCGATGGAGGCGCGGTACGGCTTCCTCACCCACCGGCTCCCCGGCGGCTCCCCGGTGCCCGCGAACATCGCGGTCCTCCACTTCACGGGCCCCTCCGGCGCGCCCGTCCACGGTCCGGCCGCCGAGGCGCGGCGCCGCTTCGAGATGAGCGACGAGGAGTTCCGGGCGGCCTACTGCGCCCTACCCGGCGACAAGCACCCCGACCTGCTGGCGCACTGCGCGCCACCGCTGCTCCGGGCGCGTCCCTCCCTCGGTCTCGCCCGTACGGTGGCCGACGTGTACCGCCGGCAGGGCCGTTACGACGAGGCCGTCGAGGTCCTCGCCCCGGTCGTGGGCGACCGGCTGGACGCGCCCCGCTGCCAGGAGACGCTGGGCGTCTGCCTGATGGCGCTGTCGCGCTACGCCGAGGCCGAGGCGCATCTGCTGCTGGCGGCGGCCTCACCCGATGTCGCCCCGCGCGCCTTCGCCCAGCTCGCCCGTCTGGCGTGGCTGTGCGGGCGGGAGGAGGACGCGCACGCGTACGCCCGGGAGGGCCTGGACGCCGATCCCACCGACGCCGGTTGCCACAGCTGGTATGCGCGCACCCGCCCCGGGGGACCGGAACCGGAGCAGCCGGACGCCGCCGCCGACCAGCTCGCGCATGTCGCGTTGTTCGCCGAGGGCCAGGAGAACGCCGGGGACAAGGTCCTGCCCGAGGCCGTGCGCATGTGCTTCGGCACCGACACGGGCCCGCGCCGCTGGTACCGGCAGCCGGTGCACCGGCTGGTCGACGAGGCGGCGGTGGAGCAGCTGAACGCGCGACGCGGAGTGATCGTGGGCGGCGGCGGGCTCTTCCTCCCGGACACCTCCCCCAACGGCAACAGCCACTGGCAGTGGAACGTCCCGGACGAGCTCCTGGAGCGGATCACCACGCCCCTGGCGGTGTTCGCGGTCGGCTACAACGTGTTCGACGGACAGCTCTACCGCCGGAGCCGGTTCGCCGGGAGCCTGCGGGTGCTCGTCGAACGGTCGGCGTTCTTCGGGCTGCGCAACCGCGGCTCGATCGAGCGGGTCCGGGAGCTGCTCCCCGAGGAGCTGCGCGACCGGGTGCGCTACCAGCCCTGCCCGACCACCGTGGCGCGGTACCTCGCCCCGGGCCGGTTCGACCCGGCCGAGAGATCCGAGACCGTCCTGGTCAACTGCGCCTACGACCGCGCGGGGCTGCGCTTCGGCCACGACTACGGCCACTTCCTCGGCCAGATGGCCGCCGCGCTCCGGGAACTGCGGGACCGGGCCGACGTGCGCTACGCGGCCCACATGCCCGCCGACGAGAAGTTCGTGCACGACCTGCGCCGGGAGCACGGCCTCACACTGCCCGTGGAGCAGCTCCACGACATGTCGAACGACGGCATCCGCGAGCTGTACGGCCGGTCGCGGCTGGTGATCGGCATGCGCGGGCACGCGGGCATGATCCCCTTCGGCTGCGGCACCCCGATCCTCAGCCTCGTCTCCCACCCGAAGCTCGCCTATTTCCTGTCCGACATCGGCCGCGAGGAATGGGGGCTTTCCGTGCACGACCGGGAACTCGGCTCCCGGCTCAGCGAACGGGCCACGGCGATCCTCGACGACCACGCGACCGCCGTGGCGGAAGTGCACGACGCGCAGAAGTTCCTCTGGGAAACGACCCGGTCGAACCTCGACGAGCTCAGGGAAATCTTTGGCCAGGCGTAA